The Haloarchaeobius amylolyticus genome window below encodes:
- a CDS encoding SipW-dependent-type signal peptide-containing protein has protein sequence MSGEDLELSRRKALAALGTAGVASVGVGFGTSAYFSDRESYEANRLVAGELDLKVDWTEHYSDWSADEGEGIDTVASEPGDGLVGFPSAAPPAEQSVFVSDPDQLLANTAIEAFPDVLSTAEAYDARQAELADDSTLCDLPADLDGGEGVLAHPFRTRGTFGEEPNPQTTAAGDPLVNVSDVKPGDFGEVTFSLHLCGNPGYVWLTGTLRDAAENGVTEPEAAADGEEETEARPASEDSASDTVELLDELRAAMWYDTGPDGVYGADFEDKDAGEGDNRLQDGEQVLPLTGSLRNVLTLLEAGMYPLDAEPVTDSTGTEPTAPAGATVVSTDDGATTYLTTEEPFATKGARNLTCADYAETLDIDDLVGTSIEADTLASKTEYPACGGSLTVDSVDIGAGSITLSSDFPVRIVSLKGGNQGEKLYVWPAPGVVLDEVVFSTPDTASGQPAGISNLGVCCTTDTVPTPEGDPGRECFQNSTTAYIGFEWWLPADTGDEVQTDGVSFDLGFYTEQCRHNDGSGMATTTSGTNG, from the coding sequence ATGTCAGGGGAGGACCTCGAACTTTCACGACGGAAAGCGCTCGCGGCACTCGGGACGGCCGGTGTCGCGTCGGTAGGCGTCGGCTTCGGGACGAGCGCCTACTTCAGCGACAGGGAATCGTACGAGGCGAACCGGCTGGTCGCCGGCGAGCTGGACCTCAAGGTCGACTGGACGGAGCACTACTCGGACTGGTCGGCGGACGAGGGCGAGGGTATCGACACCGTCGCGTCGGAACCCGGGGACGGGCTGGTCGGATTCCCGTCGGCGGCGCCGCCGGCCGAGCAGTCGGTGTTCGTCAGCGACCCGGACCAGCTCCTCGCGAACACGGCCATCGAGGCGTTCCCGGACGTGCTCTCGACGGCCGAGGCGTACGACGCCCGGCAGGCCGAGCTGGCGGACGACAGCACGCTGTGTGACCTGCCGGCCGACCTGGACGGCGGCGAGGGCGTTCTCGCCCACCCGTTCCGGACGCGGGGAACCTTCGGGGAGGAACCGAACCCACAGACCACGGCCGCCGGCGACCCACTGGTGAACGTCTCGGACGTCAAGCCCGGCGACTTCGGTGAGGTGACCTTCAGTCTGCACCTCTGTGGCAATCCGGGGTACGTCTGGCTGACCGGCACACTCCGGGACGCAGCAGAGAACGGAGTGACAGAGCCCGAGGCGGCGGCCGACGGCGAGGAGGAGACCGAGGCACGGCCCGCCTCAGAGGACAGCGCCTCGGATACGGTCGAACTCCTGGACGAACTCCGGGCAGCGATGTGGTACGACACGGGCCCAGACGGGGTCTACGGCGCCGACTTCGAAGACAAGGATGCTGGCGAGGGCGACAACCGGCTCCAGGATGGCGAGCAGGTGCTCCCGTTGACCGGGTCGCTCCGCAACGTTCTCACCCTCCTTGAAGCGGGGATGTACCCACTCGACGCCGAACCCGTCACGGACAGCACCGGGACGGAGCCGACGGCCCCCGCGGGTGCGACGGTCGTCTCGACCGACGACGGTGCGACGACGTACCTGACCACCGAGGAACCGTTCGCGACCAAGGGTGCCCGGAACCTGACCTGTGCGGACTACGCGGAGACCCTGGACATCGACGACCTGGTCGGGACGTCTATCGAGGCCGACACCCTCGCGAGCAAGACCGAGTATCCGGCCTGTGGTGGGTCGTTGACCGTCGACAGCGTGGACATCGGCGCGGGCTCGATCACCCTCTCGTCGGACTTCCCGGTCCGCATCGTGAGCCTCAAGGGTGGGAACCAGGGCGAGAAACTGTACGTCTGGCCGGCCCCGGGCGTCGTCCTCGACGAGGTCGTCTTCTCGACACCCGATACCGCATCCGGCCAGCCGGCCGGTATCAGCAACCTCGGGGTCTGCTGTACCACGGATACCGTCCCGACCCCGGAAGGTGACCCCGGACGGGAGTGCTTCCAGAACTCGACGACGGCCTACATCGGCTTCGAGTGGTGGTTGCCGGCCGATACGGGAGACGAGGTCCAGACAGACGGCGTGTCGTTCGACCTCGGGTTCTACACGGAGCAGTGCCGCCACAACGACGGGAGTGGTATGGCCACGACGACCAGCGGGACCAACGGGTGA
- a CDS encoding SipW-dependent-type signal peptide-containing protein, whose translation MTGEELSRRQLLGAAGVLCTVGLVGGAGTHALLTDDESFEGNLIQASELDLQVACRTDAGEVDPPQTDGPFPSTYADAGTVDPSLTVTAGTERTLTVALQTNMAAETGLEVRGDAMAETGATIEVRHRGPKADGLETIAKQLEATALPTTLDLGRCGPTDRPRMTELTLSVPPDAPTDSQTMTLEFTARQCTD comes from the coding sequence ATGACCGGTGAGGAGCTCTCACGCCGCCAGTTGCTCGGCGCAGCGGGCGTGCTCTGCACCGTCGGTCTGGTCGGCGGTGCCGGGACGCACGCCCTGCTGACCGACGACGAGAGCTTCGAGGGGAACCTCATCCAGGCCAGCGAACTCGACCTGCAGGTCGCCTGTCGGACCGACGCCGGCGAGGTCGACCCACCGCAGACCGACGGCCCGTTCCCCTCGACCTACGCCGACGCCGGGACGGTCGACCCGTCGCTGACGGTCACCGCCGGGACCGAGCGCACCCTCACGGTCGCGCTCCAGACGAACATGGCGGCCGAGACCGGCCTCGAGGTTCGTGGCGACGCGATGGCCGAGACCGGGGCGACCATCGAGGTCCGACACCGGGGACCGAAGGCAGACGGACTGGAGACCATCGCGAAGCAGTTGGAGGCGACGGCCCTGCCGACGACGCTCGACCTCGGGCGATGCGGTCCGACCGACCGGCCTCGGATGACCGAACTCACCCTGTCGGTTCCACCGGACGCGCCGACCGACTCACAGACGATGACCCTCGAATTCACCGCACGACAATGTACCGACTGA
- a CDS encoding signal peptidase I — MSRPRWLRALRILAFLVVLAVLVPFVVYSVPQVVGADHSFVVLSGSMEPTMSPGDAVVVTEVDPERLESGDVITFGQNGTPTTHRIVEVQPREDGLQFLTKGDANEDPDRAPVQAEQIVGEVEYVLPYVGHVVGFANTTTGFGLLVAGPLALLVVTELWTAAAAIRDGPDDEGGTEEPDAVASDAESVGQENEPGAMGGPREEPDDDADDGPATITLSQRDFRLSLLLFALYAPYSGWMAYQRLDPVSVALAVASAAGLLFAGFVVVTGGSDDDGTATAGDGDDEDPTLPPARVDLGERATEFEFDTGLEPVAWEPGQAPDIDWPEPQWSSPNGNGPTDDPGDLWEPRGSDGSPDPSEVDGR, encoded by the coding sequence ATGAGCCGTCCACGGTGGCTCCGGGCGCTGCGAATCCTCGCCTTCCTCGTCGTCCTGGCCGTACTGGTGCCGTTCGTCGTCTACAGCGTCCCGCAGGTCGTGGGCGCGGACCACAGTTTCGTCGTCCTCTCGGGGAGCATGGAGCCGACGATGAGTCCGGGCGATGCCGTGGTCGTGACCGAGGTCGACCCCGAGCGCCTCGAGTCCGGCGACGTGATCACCTTCGGCCAGAACGGGACGCCGACAACGCACCGCATCGTCGAGGTCCAGCCCCGCGAGGATGGTCTGCAGTTCCTGACGAAGGGCGATGCGAACGAGGACCCTGACAGGGCACCGGTACAGGCCGAGCAGATCGTCGGGGAGGTCGAGTACGTCCTCCCGTACGTGGGGCACGTGGTCGGCTTCGCGAACACGACGACCGGCTTCGGCCTCCTGGTGGCCGGGCCGCTCGCACTGCTGGTCGTCACCGAGCTCTGGACCGCGGCGGCCGCGATACGTGACGGACCCGACGACGAGGGCGGGACGGAGGAGCCCGACGCTGTAGCGTCCGACGCCGAGTCGGTGGGGCAGGAGAACGAACCCGGAGCGATGGGCGGGCCACGGGAGGAGCCAGACGACGACGCTGATGACGGGCCAGCGACGATCACGCTGAGCCAGCGGGACTTCCGCCTGAGCCTGCTCCTGTTCGCACTCTATGCACCCTACAGCGGCTGGATGGCCTACCAGCGACTGGACCCGGTCTCGGTCGCCCTCGCGGTCGCGTCGGCCGCCGGCCTCCTGTTCGCGGGCTTCGTCGTGGTGACGGGTGGGTCCGACGACGACGGGACCGCGACGGCGGGGGACGGGGACGACGAGGACCCGACCCTGCCGCCCGCCCGGGTCGACCTTGGCGAGCGCGCCACGGAGTTCGAGTTCGACACCGGACTCGAACCGGTCGCCTGGGAGCCCGGGCAGGCACCCGACATCGACTGGCCAGAGCCGCAGTGGTCCAGTCCGAACGGCAATGGCCCCACCGACGACCCGGGGGACCTCTGGGAACCGCGTGGTTCAGACGGGTCGCCCGACCCCAGCGAGGTGGATGGTCGATGA
- a CDS encoding peroxiredoxin, with amino-acid sequence MSDASGLAVGDTAPEFVAPLVRPGGGTEQTRLSTLLDEAPVLLCFYTNDFTPDCTGEWCEFRDYDWFDDAEGNVQIVGASKSRPLTHKTFMSTFGLDFPLISDPELDLAEAFDVKYRTFKLFPRSKRSCFLIDRDRTVRYKWVGEHPLDPTMDTPPVEEVYRAVRQELEDAELQPRPAEEREGFGDDDWSF; translated from the coding sequence ATGAGTGATGCGTCGGGGCTCGCAGTCGGCGACACGGCCCCCGAGTTCGTCGCCCCCCTCGTCCGACCCGGCGGCGGGACCGAACAGACCCGCCTCTCGACCCTCCTGGACGAGGCACCCGTACTGCTGTGTTTCTACACGAACGACTTCACGCCGGACTGCACCGGCGAGTGGTGCGAGTTCCGCGACTACGACTGGTTCGACGACGCCGAGGGCAACGTCCAGATCGTCGGCGCGAGCAAGTCCCGCCCGCTGACGCACAAGACCTTCATGTCGACGTTCGGGCTGGACTTCCCCCTCATCTCCGACCCCGAACTCGACCTCGCCGAGGCGTTCGACGTGAAGTACCGCACGTTCAAACTGTTCCCCCGGTCGAAACGGTCGTGCTTCCTCATCGACCGCGACCGTACCGTCCGCTACAAGTGGGTCGGCGAGCACCCGCTGGACCCGACGATGGACACTCCCCCGGTCGAGGAGGTCTACCGGGCGGTCCGGCAGGAACTGGAGGACGCCGAGTTGCAGCCGCGACCCGCCGAGGAACGCGAGGGCTTCGGCGACGACGACTGGAGTTTCTGA